Proteins from a genomic interval of Mycolicibacterium grossiae:
- a CDS encoding PE-PPE domain-containing protein, translating into MRRLLAGVVTVGVVGAAGGLGTGVAIAEPRWVDPIFPPAPAPVGPAAPAQEVYALGGARAPGIPWYDYTNRAGAEYFPNAKRNLVDYPAGAPFSWVPSMFLPADTKRDDMSIGEAATVATTNLSRALSADTGKPGTRPAAVVGLSQGTLGLDGEMVRLANDPKAPPRDQLTFTEIGNPIGHHGFGQSFLTGVFKPGDYIPFIDYTVPPRVDSQYDQNKVVATYDGLADFPDRPGNIISGLNAFAASAIVHTPAAFTGPGDVPPQNIKTVVNSKGATETTYLIPVNHLPMTLPLRYLGMSPGFVDQIDATLQPIVDAGYSRYDDPMNRPVSVDPVHGMDPIGILDPATRNTIEDTFATVRSFLPPLP; encoded by the coding sequence ATGAGGCGTCTACTCGCCGGGGTGGTCACGGTGGGTGTCGTCGGCGCAGCCGGCGGACTCGGCACGGGCGTGGCGATCGCCGAACCCCGCTGGGTCGACCCGATCTTCCCGCCCGCACCCGCGCCGGTCGGCCCCGCCGCGCCCGCGCAGGAGGTGTACGCCCTCGGCGGCGCCCGCGCGCCCGGCATCCCCTGGTACGACTACACCAACCGTGCCGGTGCCGAGTACTTCCCCAACGCCAAGCGCAACCTCGTCGACTACCCGGCCGGGGCGCCGTTCAGCTGGGTGCCGTCGATGTTCCTGCCCGCCGACACCAAGCGGGACGACATGAGCATCGGCGAGGCCGCCACCGTCGCCACCACCAACCTCAGCCGCGCGCTGTCCGCCGACACCGGCAAGCCGGGCACGCGGCCCGCCGCCGTGGTCGGCCTGTCACAGGGCACCCTCGGCCTCGACGGCGAGATGGTGCGGCTGGCCAACGACCCGAAGGCCCCGCCGCGCGACCAGTTGACCTTCACCGAGATCGGCAACCCGATCGGGCACCACGGCTTCGGGCAGAGCTTCCTCACCGGCGTCTTCAAGCCCGGCGACTACATCCCGTTCATCGACTACACCGTCCCGCCGCGGGTGGATAGTCAGTACGACCAGAACAAGGTCGTCGCCACCTATGACGGTCTCGCCGACTTCCCGGATCGCCCGGGCAACATCATCTCCGGACTCAACGCCTTCGCCGCGTCGGCCATCGTGCACACGCCGGCCGCCTTCACCGGGCCGGGCGACGTGCCGCCGCAGAACATCAAGACGGTGGTGAACTCCAAGGGCGCCACCGAGACGACGTACCTGATCCCGGTGAACCACCTGCCGATGACGCTGCCGCTGCGCTACCTCGGCATGTCGCCGGGCTTCGTCGACCAGATCGACGCCACGCTGCAGCCGATCGTCGACGCCGGGTACTCGCGCTACGACGACCCGATGAACCGTCCGGTGTCGGTGGACCCGGTGCACGGCATGGACCCGATCGGCATCCTGGATCCTGCCACGCGCAACACCATCGAGGACACGTTCGCCACGGTCCGCAGCTTCCTGCCGCCGCTGCCCTGA